One Pirellulales bacterium genomic window carries:
- a CDS encoding MinD/ParA family protein, which produces MTNVLRLAIVDPSDGARESLKTMLLGLDMVWLEAECSRYEFFSDVVAQTHPDIGIVALDADSDKALQLVEQLAATAPQCSILVISGSTDGTLILRAMRAGAKEFLPKPVRIEDLVGALERLSERQFGKGDGKSRGCQVIAVCGATGGVGATSLAVNLGCALASNEQNSVCLVDLDLSLGDADVFLDTIPDYTLIDVAQNVTRLDFTLLKRSLTKHSSGLFLLPRPVQLEDAALVNADDMQRVIGLLKATFTHLILDLSKAYSAIDMAALELAMHVLMVTQLDLPCLRNVVRLMVSFGEIAGMKDKVKVVVNRVGLDGSQISLKRAQETIGCEIFRQLPNDYRTMSEVRNNGVPLIEQAPKAAITQSIVEMADFFTVGGAEKSADESSLSARLSKSRWRTMFSGKK; this is translated from the coding sequence ATGACCAACGTGCTCCGACTGGCCATTGTTGATCCCAGCGATGGCGCTCGCGAATCGCTGAAAACGATGCTGCTCGGCCTGGACATGGTCTGGCTCGAAGCGGAATGTTCGCGCTACGAATTCTTCTCGGACGTCGTCGCTCAAACCCACCCCGATATTGGCATTGTGGCGCTGGACGCCGACTCCGACAAAGCCCTGCAACTCGTCGAACAGCTTGCCGCCACCGCACCGCAGTGCAGCATTTTGGTGATTAGTGGTTCGACCGATGGCACTCTGATTCTGCGCGCGATGCGTGCCGGCGCCAAGGAATTCCTGCCAAAGCCTGTTCGCATCGAAGATCTCGTCGGCGCACTAGAACGTCTCAGCGAACGGCAATTCGGCAAAGGAGACGGAAAATCGCGCGGCTGCCAAGTTATCGCGGTTTGCGGCGCCACCGGCGGCGTTGGCGCAACGAGCCTCGCGGTAAACCTGGGTTGCGCGCTGGCGTCCAACGAACAAAATTCGGTCTGCCTGGTCGATCTCGATCTGAGCCTCGGCGACGCCGACGTGTTTCTGGACACGATTCCCGACTACACCTTGATCGATGTCGCGCAAAACGTAACGCGCCTCGATTTCACGTTGCTCAAACGATCGTTGACCAAACACTCGTCGGGTTTGTTTCTGCTACCGCGTCCCGTGCAGCTCGAAGACGCCGCGCTGGTAAACGCCGACGATATGCAGCGGGTGATCGGTTTGTTGAAGGCCACCTTCACGCACTTGATTCTCGACTTGTCGAAGGCATACAGCGCCATCGATATGGCCGCCCTCGAATTGGCGATGCATGTGCTGATGGTGACGCAACTCGACCTGCCGTGTTTGCGCAACGTAGTGCGGTTGATGGTGTCGTTCGGCGAAATCGCTGGCATGAAGGACAAAGTCAAAGTCGTCGTCAATCGAGTCGGACTGGATGGCTCGCAAATCAGCCTCAAACGGGCGCAAGAGACGATCGGCTGCGAAATCTTTCGGCAGTTGCCCAACGACTATCGCACGATGTCGGAAGTCCGCAACAACGGCGTGCCGCTGATCGAGCAAGCGCCCAAGGCGGCGATCACGCAGTCGATTGTCGAAATGGCCGACTTCTTTACGGTCGGCGGCGCGGAAAAATCGGCCGACGAAAGCTCGCTGAGCGCAAGACTCTCCAAGTCGCGGTGGCGGACGATGTTCAGCGGAAAGAAATGA